One genomic segment of Oenanthe melanoleuca isolate GR-GAL-2019-014 chromosome 5, OMel1.0, whole genome shotgun sequence includes these proteins:
- the AKAP5 gene encoding A-kinase anchor protein 5, which produces MVKAAKEIQMENPREAESPSTGATCSPPEEQAKKPSMLCFKKRKKSCKKELTVKDACEGASEEKSQCVSADQEEAKASNPSQSSKGTWAAIKNLARPRKRQKSCSRKKAPSDSQVQLEVDAEESCAQELPKKRASSGVKMPCVRFSRGKKKPSPSEAVEESEGSVQANEVVGAVNKASEEPEDLAPTDKSESFSPVSAQEEQNTVKQEQHGMKEDQDTMKEDQDKGKEDQDTVKEDHDTAKESDTSIGKSEPLTEPSRDADEHSECTVQLEITDSETGDETAQDKLQEGSLSQATDDVEGREVAPEAPVSKDQPDNAPEITEWQEIPNICKEMPERYEVEKSINVPKECKAEDTVTDFSELASRGDAASVQEAASAQDAMSVQYAESTQDAVGVQNAESTQDAVSVQEAASVQDAVSVQDAQSTQEAASVQDAVSVQDAMSVQDAISVKNAVSVQDAESTQDAVSVQEAASVQEAVSVQDAESTQEAVSVQDAASVKDAVSVQDAVSVKDAESMQDTVSAQEAASVQDAMSVMGAASVQEAVNVQDAASVKDTTGMPDATSVQDAVSAQHVASLKDAASVQEAAGVKDAASMQESASVQEAVNVQDAASVKDAESEQEAASVQDAASVQEAVSVQDAANVKDAASVQDAASVKECSSHQVLEASAGAGVSIVITITEAEDSDNTDSDQAYEPSPVLHQKKQKGNKKSNRSADVGQKDGSEAGGGPQAEEKALGDQGHRTGEQYELLLVETASSLVKAAIQSSIEQLVNEMALEQNKHNSFL; this is translated from the coding sequence ATGGTAAAGGCAGCTAAGGAAATTCAAATGGAGAACCCAAGAGAGGCAGAGAGTCCCAGCACAGGGGCCACATGCTCCCCACCAGAGGAACAAGCGAAAAAACCCTCCATGCTCTGCTTTAAGAAGCGGAAGAAGTCCTGTAAGAAGGAGCTGACTGTGAAGGATGCGTGCGAAGGAGCCTCAGAGGAGAAAAGCCAATGTGTCAGTGCTGACCAAGAGGAGGCAAAAGCTTCCAATCCATCACAGTCCTCCAAAGGAACCTGGGCAGCCATCAAAAACCTTGCCAGACCTCGGAAAAGGCAGAAGTCCTGCTCACGGAAGAAGGCGCCCTCTGATTCCCAAGTGCAGCTGGAGGTGGATGCTGAGGAGAGCTGTGCACAAGAGCTCCCAAAGAAACGGGCGAGCTCAGGGGTGAAGATGCCGTGTGTGAGGTTCTCCAGAGGCAAGAAAAAACCCAGCCCCTCTGAAGCAGTGGAGGAGTCAGAGGGCAGTGTTCAAGCAAATGAAGTGGTGGGTGCTGTGAATAAGGCTAGTGAAGAGCCAGAGGATTTGGCCCCCACGGACAAATCTGAATCCTTCAGCCCAGTCTctgcacaggaggagcagaacaccgtgaagcaggagcagcatggAATGAAAGAGGACCAGGATACAATGAAAGAGGATCAGGATAAAGGGAAGGAGGACCAGGATACAGTGAAAGAGGACCATGATACAGCAAAGGAAAGTGACACCTCTATTGGGAAGAGTGAGCCCCTGACAGAGCCCTCACGTGATGCAGATGAACACTCAGAGTGCACTGTTCAGTTGGAGATAACTGATTCAGAGACAGGTGATGAAACAGCCCAGGACAAACTGCAGGAAGGGAGCCTGTCCCAAGCCACTGATGATGTGGAGGGCAGGGAAGTGGCTCCTGAAGCACCTGTTTCTAAAGATCAACCTGACAATGCCCCTGAAATCACAGAGTGGCAGGAAATCCCTAATATCTGCAAAGAGATGCCTGAAAGGTATGAAGTAGAAAAGAGCATAAATGTTCCTAAAGAGTGCAAAGCCGAGGACACTGTAACTGATTTCAGTGAGTTGGCATCTAGAGGTGATGCAGCAAGTGTGCAGGAGGCAGCAAGTGCGCAGGATGCCATGAGTGTGCAGTATGCAGAAAGCACACAGGATGCAGTGGGTGTGCAGAATGCAGAAAGCACACAGGATGCAGTGAGTGTGCAAGAGGCAGCGAGTGTGCAGGATGCAGTGAGTGTGCAGGACGCACAAAGCACACAGGAGGCAGCGAGTGTGCAGGATGCCGTGAGTGTGCAGGATGCCATGAGTGTGCAGGATGCCATAAGTGTGAAGAATGCAGTGAGTGTGCAAGATGCAGAAAGCACACAGGATGCAGTGAGTGTGCAAGAGGCAGCGAGTGTGCAGGAGGCAGTGAGTGTGCAAGATGCAGAAAGCACACAGGAGGCAGTGAGTGTGCAGGATGCAGCAAGTGTGAAGGATGCAGTGAGTGTGCAGGATGCAGTGAGTGTGAAGGATGCAGAAAGCATGCAGGATACAGTGAGTGCACAGGAGGCTGCGAGTGTGCAGGATGCCATGAGTGTGATGGGTGCAGCAAGTGTGCAAGAGGCAGTGAATGTGCAGGATGCAGCGAGCGTGAAGGATACAACAGGCATGCCAGATGCCACAAGTGTGCAGGATGCAGTGAGTGCACAGCATGTAGCAAGCCTGAAGGATGCAGCAAgtgtgcaggaggcagcaggtgTGAAGGATGCAGCAAGTATGCAGGAGTCAGCGAGTGTGCAAGAGGCAGTGAATGTGCAGGATGCAGCAAGTGTGAAAGATGCAGAAAGTGAACAGGAGGCAGCGAGTGTGCAAGATGCAGCAAGTGTGCAAGAGGCAGTGAGCGTGCAAGATGCAGCAAATGTGAAGGATGCAGCAAGCGTACAGGATGCAGCAAGTGTGAAGGAATGCTCCAGCCATCAGGTATTAGAAGCAAGTGCAGGCGCTGGTGTCAGCATCGTCATCACCATCACCGAAGCTGAGGACTCTGACAACACCGACTCTGATCAGGCCTATGAGCCCTCCCCAGTTTTgcaccaaaaaaagcaaaaagggaataaaaaatcaaacaggAGTGCTGATGTTGGTCAGAAAGATGGCTCCGAGGCTGGTGGTGGTCCCCAGGCAGAGGAGAAAGCTCTGGGTGACCAGGGGCACAGGACTGGGGAGCAGTACGAGTTGCTCCTTGTAGAAACTGCCTCTTCCCTTGTGAAGGCGGCCATTCAGTCATCCATAGAGCAGCTGGTCAACGAAATGGCCCTGGAACAGAATAAACACAACAGCTTTCTGTGA